One window of Streptomyces sp. SUK 48 genomic DNA carries:
- the tmk gene encoding dTMP kinase, with product MTRAEQPTAHTPAPDDALVADSRERAVRSLLRRPQLRRLWGAQLVSGVGDTLALLVLVVLVLEAAIAQGSFGGGYRGVAFAVATVFAARGLAALLFGAVLLGPLTTLTAQEGPLDRRWTMVGADGLRAALLIVAPLWIDWTPADAPAVLLVTAFVTGVAERLWTVCRESAAPALLPAPPPEGATVRPLPDHLDALRRLALRTGFLAVPLAAAVLVLAALLNNLLGTGLPWFDQHHAALASYVAAGLFAASLSLLTFLELPGTRTPRPRSPLEGLRRPRTGAGVDKGRTGAIPLLVLACAAVAGVIAAAVSVCVLHATDLGGGPVLFGLLVLGLTGGVAAGIRTAPAVLPSLSRRRLLALAIAFTGIALLAAGLVPDVTTVLLILTLAGLGAGVAANTGHALLDQETEDYRRARVTEHLQAVVRVFIALGAVIAPVVAGLIGRHRLENGRFVFAHGGASFTLMLVGALLLPVAALVLAKVDDRSGIPLRQDLKDALLGGDDPVEAQAQNGFFIALEGGDGAGKSTQAEALAEWIRGKGHEVVLTREPGATPVGKRLRSILLDVSSAGLSHRAEALLYAADRAEHVDTVVRPALERGAVVISDRYIDSSVAYQGAGRDLSPTEIARINRWATDGLVPHLTVLLDVAPEAARERFTEAPDRLESEPAEFHARVRSGFLTLAASDPGRYLVVDAGQEPEAVTTVIRHRLDTVLPLSEAEIEAREEARRKAEEEARRKAEEEAARKAEEERLERERQEELARLRAEEEERKRRELEEAQRREAERQAEEARRRAAEAARRAEEERQRLLAEEKARAEEEARRKAEEERRREQAEEDARLRAEEEARQARIRAEEEARLAKERAEEAARRLEAQRKAENALLRAEAARRQAAEAAAAADVAARRPGSPQPKAPGVTSDAATVTTPAVSPGPGTEETVPTPVVSPDQDERPFGRETRDARHAPSEAETTAELPQPPAAAGAADETAVLPQVPASAADETAVLPQVGADETAVLPPVRDDGPADRMPRGFFRDERAPGPDGSEDHTREMPQPGAGDRTREMPRPGAEGTARRRPRPDWAEETPLDDLPSLADELLGSYDDEDEPRRGRRG from the coding sequence ATGACGCGAGCCGAGCAGCCAACGGCCCACACGCCAGCACCGGACGACGCCCTGGTCGCGGACTCCCGCGAACGCGCCGTGCGTTCCCTGTTGCGCCGACCGCAGTTGCGGCGCCTATGGGGCGCGCAGTTGGTGAGCGGGGTCGGCGACACCCTCGCCCTCCTCGTCCTGGTCGTCCTCGTCCTCGAGGCGGCGATCGCCCAGGGATCGTTCGGCGGCGGTTACCGGGGCGTGGCGTTCGCGGTCGCGACGGTCTTCGCGGCCCGCGGCCTCGCCGCCCTGCTCTTCGGCGCGGTCCTGCTGGGCCCGCTGACGACGCTCACCGCCCAGGAGGGCCCCCTCGACCGCCGCTGGACCATGGTCGGCGCCGACGGCCTGCGGGCCGCGCTGCTGATCGTGGCCCCCCTGTGGATCGACTGGACCCCGGCCGACGCGCCGGCCGTGCTGCTGGTCACCGCCTTCGTCACCGGCGTCGCCGAACGGCTGTGGACGGTGTGCCGGGAGAGCGCGGCCCCGGCCCTGCTGCCCGCCCCGCCGCCGGAGGGCGCGACCGTGCGGCCGCTGCCGGACCACCTGGACGCCCTGCGCCGCCTCGCGCTGCGCACCGGCTTCCTCGCCGTGCCGCTGGCCGCCGCCGTCCTGGTCCTCGCCGCCCTGCTCAACAACCTGCTGGGCACCGGCCTGCCCTGGTTCGACCAGCACCACGCGGCCCTCGCGTCGTACGTGGCGGCGGGCCTGTTCGCCGCCTCCCTCTCCCTGCTGACCTTCCTGGAGCTGCCCGGCACGCGCACCCCGCGCCCCCGGTCCCCGCTGGAGGGCCTGCGCCGCCCGCGCACCGGCGCCGGTGTCGACAAGGGGCGCACGGGCGCGATCCCGCTGCTCGTCCTCGCCTGCGCCGCCGTGGCCGGTGTCATCGCCGCCGCCGTCTCCGTGTGCGTGCTGCACGCGACCGACCTGGGCGGCGGCCCGGTCCTGTTCGGCCTGCTGGTGCTCGGCCTGACCGGCGGCGTCGCGGCCGGCATCCGTACGGCCCCCGCGGTGCTGCCCTCGCTGTCCCGCCGCCGGCTGCTGGCCCTCGCGATCGCCTTCACCGGCATCGCGCTGCTGGCCGCCGGGCTGGTCCCGGACGTCACCACGGTGCTGCTGATCCTCACCCTTGCGGGCCTCGGCGCGGGCGTCGCCGCCAACACCGGGCACGCGCTGCTCGACCAGGAGACCGAGGACTACCGCAGGGCGCGGGTCACCGAGCACCTCCAGGCCGTCGTCCGCGTCTTCATAGCGCTCGGCGCGGTGATCGCCCCGGTGGTCGCCGGGCTGATCGGCCGGCACCGGCTGGAGAACGGCCGCTTCGTGTTCGCGCACGGCGGCGCCTCGTTCACCCTGATGCTGGTCGGCGCGCTGCTGCTGCCGGTGGCCGCGCTGGTGCTCGCCAAGGTCGACGACCGGTCCGGCATCCCGCTGCGCCAGGACCTCAAGGACGCGCTGCTCGGCGGCGACGACCCGGTCGAGGCGCAGGCCCAAAACGGCTTCTTCATCGCCCTGGAGGGCGGCGACGGCGCCGGCAAGTCCACCCAGGCCGAGGCCCTCGCCGAGTGGATCCGCGGCAAGGGCCACGAGGTCGTGCTCACCCGCGAGCCGGGGGCCACCCCGGTGGGCAAGCGGCTGCGCTCGATCCTGCTGGACGTCTCCTCGGCCGGCCTGTCCCACCGCGCGGAGGCGCTGCTGTACGCCGCCGACCGGGCCGAGCACGTCGACACCGTCGTACGCCCCGCCCTGGAGCGCGGCGCGGTGGTGATCTCCGACCGCTATATCGACTCCTCCGTCGCCTACCAGGGCGCCGGACGCGATCTGTCCCCGACCGAGATCGCCCGCATCAACCGCTGGGCGACCGACGGTCTGGTGCCGCACCTGACCGTGCTGCTGGACGTCGCCCCGGAGGCCGCCCGCGAGCGGTTCACCGAGGCGCCGGACCGGCTGGAGTCGGAGCCCGCGGAGTTCCACGCGCGCGTGCGCTCCGGTTTCCTCACCCTGGCCGCCTCCGACCCGGGCCGCTATCTGGTGGTCGACGCCGGACAGGAGCCCGAGGCCGTCACCACCGTGATCCGGCACCGCCTCGACACCGTGCTGCCGCTGTCCGAGGCCGAGATCGAGGCCCGGGAGGAGGCGCGCAGGAAGGCCGAGGAGGAGGCCCGCCGCAAGGCCGAGGAAGAGGCCGCGCGCAAGGCCGAGGAGGAGCGCCTGGAGCGTGAGCGCCAGGAGGAGCTGGCCCGGCTGCGTGCCGAGGAGGAGGAGCGCAAGCGCCGCGAGCTGGAGGAGGCGCAGCGCCGCGAGGCCGAGCGGCAGGCCGAGGAGGCCCGCCGGCGGGCGGCCGAGGCGGCCCGGCGCGCCGAGGAGGAGCGGCAGCGGCTGCTCGCCGAGGAGAAGGCCCGCGCCGAGGAGGAGGCGCGCCGCAAGGCCGAGGAGGAGCGCCGCCGCGAGCAGGCCGAGGAAGACGCCCGGCTGCGCGCGGAGGAGGAGGCCCGGCAGGCTCGTATCCGCGCCGAGGAGGAGGCCCGGCTCGCCAAGGAGCGTGCCGAGGAGGCGGCCCGGCGCCTGGAGGCGCAGCGCAAGGCGGAGAACGCCCTGCTCCGCGCCGAGGCGGCCCGCCGTCAGGCCGCCGAGGCGGCCGCGGCCGCCGATGTGGCGGCCCGCAGGCCCGGCAGCCCCCAGCCCAAGGCCCCCGGCGTGACCTCGGACGCGGCCACGGTCACCACCCCGGCGGTGTCGCCGGGCCCTGGCACGGAGGAGACGGTGCCGACCCCGGTCGTCTCGCCGGACCAGGACGAGCGGCCCTTCGGCCGCGAGACCCGTGACGCCCGGCACGCGCCCTCCGAGGCCGAGACGACCGCCGAGCTGCCCCAGCCGCCGGCCGCTGCGGGCGCCGCGGACGAGACGGCGGTGCTGCCGCAGGTGCCCGCGAGCGCCGCCGACGAGACCGCCGTACTGCCGCAGGTGGGCGCGGACGAGACGGCCGTACTGCCGCCCGTGCGCGACGACGGCCCGGCCGACCGGATGCCGCGCGGCTTCTTCCGCGACGAGCGGGCCCCGGGCCCCGACGGCTCCGAGGACCACACTCGCGAGATGCCCCAGCCCGGCGCCGGGGACCGCACCCGCGAGATGCCCCGGCCCGGCGCCGAGGGCACCGCCCGGCGCCGCCCGCGCCCCGACTGGGCCGAGGAGACCCCGCTGGACGATCTGCCGTCGCTGGCCGACGAGTTGCTGGGGTCGTACGACGACGAGGACGAGCCCCGCAGGGGCCGCCGGGGCTGA
- the topA gene encoding type I DNA topoisomerase, with the protein MSPTSETAQGGRRLVIVESPAKAKTIKGYLGPGYVVEASVGHIRDLPNGAAEVPEKYTGEVRRLGVDVEHDFQPVYVVNADKKAQVKKLKDLLKDSDELFLATDEDREGEAIAWHLQEVLKPKIPVKRMVFHEITKDAIREAVANPRQLNQKLVDAQETRRILDRLYGYEVSPVLWKKVMPRLSAGRVQSVATRLVVERERERIAFRSAEYWDLTGTFGTGRAGDSSDPSSLVARLQTVDGRRVAQGRDFDSVGRLKSANTLHLDEPTARALAAALENTRFAVRSVESKPYRRSPYAPFRTTTLQQEASRKLGFGAKATMQVAQKLYENGYITYMRTDSTTLSETAITAARAQVTQLYGADYLPPQPRTYAVKVKNAQEAHEAIRPSGDRFRTPAETGLTGDQFKLYELIWKRTVASQMKDATGNSVTVKIGGTAADGRDVEFSASGKTITFHGFLKAYVEGADDPNAELDDRERRLPQVAEGDALSAEEITVDGHATKPPARYTEASLVKELEEREIGRPSTYASIIGTILDRGYVFKKGTALVPSFLSFAVVNLLEKHFGRLVDYDFTAKMEDDLDRIARGEAQAVPWLKRFYFGEGTITGAAADAGNGDGDHLGGLKELVTDLGAIDAREVSSFPVGSGIVLRVGRYGPYIERGEKDTEQHQRADIPDDLAPDELTIELAEKLLAEPSGDVELGDDPATGHQIVAKKGRYGPYVTEILPEGTPKTGKNAVKPRTASLFKSMALDTVTLDDALKLMSLPRVVGSDAEGQEITAQNGRYGPYLKKGTDSRSLQAEDQLFTITLEEALAIYAQPKQRGRAAAKPPLKELGEDPVSKKPVVVKDGRFGPYVTDGETNATLRSGDSVEEITPERGFELLAEKRAKGPAKKTAKKAPAKKAAAKKTAAKKTTASAAKKTTAKKTTAKKATATKSTASGSED; encoded by the coding sequence TTGTCCCCGACCAGCGAGACCGCACAGGGCGGCCGCCGACTCGTCATCGTCGAGTCGCCTGCCAAGGCGAAGACGATCAAGGGCTACCTCGGCCCCGGCTACGTAGTCGAAGCGAGCGTCGGGCACATCCGTGACCTCCCCAACGGCGCCGCCGAGGTGCCCGAGAAGTACACCGGCGAGGTGCGCCGCCTGGGCGTGGACGTCGAGCACGACTTCCAGCCGGTCTACGTGGTCAACGCGGACAAGAAGGCGCAGGTCAAGAAGCTCAAGGACCTGCTGAAGGACTCCGACGAACTCTTCCTGGCCACCGATGAGGACCGCGAGGGCGAGGCCATCGCCTGGCACCTCCAGGAGGTCCTCAAGCCGAAGATCCCCGTCAAGCGGATGGTCTTCCACGAGATCACCAAGGACGCGATCCGCGAGGCCGTCGCCAACCCGCGCCAGCTCAACCAGAAGCTGGTCGACGCCCAGGAGACCCGCCGCATCCTCGACCGCCTCTACGGCTACGAGGTCTCCCCGGTGCTGTGGAAGAAGGTCATGCCCCGGCTGTCGGCCGGCCGTGTCCAGTCCGTCGCCACCCGGCTCGTGGTCGAGCGGGAACGCGAGCGCATCGCCTTCCGCTCCGCCGAGTACTGGGACCTCACCGGCACCTTCGGCACCGGCCGCGCGGGCGACTCCTCCGACCCGTCGTCGCTGGTCGCGCGCTTGCAGACCGTCGACGGACGTCGGGTCGCGCAGGGCCGTGACTTCGACTCCGTCGGCCGGCTGAAGTCCGCGAACACCCTCCACCTGGACGAGCCGACCGCCCGCGCGCTGGCCGCCGCCCTGGAGAACACCCGCTTCGCCGTGCGCTCGGTGGAGTCGAAGCCGTACCGCCGCTCGCCGTACGCGCCGTTCCGTACGACGACGCTCCAGCAGGAGGCCAGCCGCAAGCTCGGTTTCGGCGCCAAGGCGACCATGCAGGTCGCCCAGAAGCTGTACGAGAACGGCTACATCACGTACATGCGTACGGACTCCACGACGCTGAGCGAGACCGCCATCACGGCCGCCCGCGCCCAGGTCACGCAGCTGTACGGCGCCGACTACCTGCCCCCGCAGCCGCGTACGTACGCGGTGAAGGTGAAGAACGCGCAGGAGGCGCACGAGGCGATCCGTCCCTCGGGTGATCGTTTCCGCACCCCCGCGGAGACCGGCCTGACCGGCGACCAGTTCAAGCTGTACGAGCTGATCTGGAAGCGGACCGTCGCCTCCCAGATGAAGGACGCGACCGGCAACAGCGTGACCGTGAAGATCGGCGGCACCGCCGCCGACGGCCGGGACGTGGAGTTCAGCGCCTCCGGCAAGACGATCACCTTCCACGGCTTCCTCAAGGCGTACGTCGAGGGCGCCGACGACCCGAACGCCGAGCTGGACGACCGCGAGCGCCGGCTGCCGCAGGTCGCCGAGGGCGACGCGCTGTCCGCCGAGGAGATCACGGTCGACGGCCACGCCACCAAGCCCCCGGCCCGCTACACCGAGGCATCCCTGGTCAAGGAGCTGGAAGAGCGCGAGATCGGCCGCCCGTCGACCTATGCGTCGATCATCGGCACGATCCTCGACCGCGGCTATGTCTTCAAGAAGGGCACGGCGCTCGTGCCGTCCTTCCTGTCCTTCGCCGTCGTAAACCTTCTGGAGAAGCACTTCGGCCGGCTGGTCGACTACGACTTCACCGCCAAGATGGAGGACGACCTCGACCGCATCGCCCGCGGCGAGGCCCAGGCCGTGCCGTGGCTGAAGCGCTTCTACTTCGGCGAGGGCACCATCACCGGCGCCGCCGCCGACGCGGGCAACGGCGACGGGGACCACCTCGGCGGCCTCAAGGAACTGGTCACCGACCTGGGCGCGATCGACGCCCGCGAGGTGTCCTCCTTCCCGGTGGGCAGCGGCATCGTGCTGCGGGTCGGCCGCTACGGCCCGTACATCGAGCGCGGCGAGAAGGACACCGAGCAGCACCAGCGCGCCGACATCCCCGACGACCTGGCGCCGGACGAGCTGACCATCGAGCTGGCCGAGAAGCTGCTGGCCGAGCCCAGCGGCGATGTCGAGCTGGGCGACGACCCGGCCACCGGCCACCAGATCGTCGCCAAGAAGGGCCGCTACGGCCCGTACGTGACCGAGATCCTCCCCGAGGGCACCCCGAAGACCGGCAAGAACGCGGTCAAGCCGCGCACCGCCTCCCTCTTCAAGTCCATGGCGCTGGACACGGTGACGCTGGACGACGCGCTGAAGCTGATGTCCCTGCCGCGTGTCGTCGGGAGCGACGCCGAGGGCCAGGAGATCACCGCCCAGAACGGCCGCTACGGGCCGTATCTGAAGAAGGGCACGGACTCGCGCTCGCTCCAGGCCGAGGACCAGCTCTTCACCATCACGCTGGAAGAGGCCCTGGCGATCTACGCCCAGCCGAAGCAGCGCGGGCGGGCCGCCGCCAAGCCGCCGCTGAAGGAGCTGGGCGAGGACCCGGTCTCCAAGAAGCCGGTCGTGGTCAAGGACGGCCGCTTCGGGCCGTACGTCACCGACGGCGAGACCAACGCGACCCTGCGCTCCGGCGACAGCGTCGAGGAGATCACCCCGGAGCGCGGCTTCGAACTTCTTGCCGAGAAGCGCGCGAAGGGTCCGGCCAAGAAGACCGCCAAGAAGGCGCCGGCGAAGAAGGCCGCCGCCAAGAAGACGGCGGCCAAGAAGACGACGGCGAGCGCCGCGAAGAAGACGACGGCGAAGAAGACGACCGCCAAGAAGGCGACGGCGACCAAGTCGACGGCTTCCGGTTCGGAGGACTGA
- a CDS encoding class I SAM-dependent methyltransferase has translation MTDSGPAPLPAADRPEAAARLRDALLAASFTADGLLELLGAPAYAALARSETVPALRATRGDTPLETLVRLFLLQQPVPRARVAAVLPVDEAVQTGWLVPVGADEVAATVDVRPYGGPGGEDWFIVSDLGCAVGGAGGIGQRAEGVVLGVGGASTTLAGITVRTPVAAALDLGTGSGIQALHASRHATRVTATDLNPRALHVTALTLALSGAPAAELREGSLFEPVRDDEKFDLIVSNPPFVISPGARLTYRDGGMGGDDLCRSLVQQAGERLNEGGFAQFLANWQHVAGEDWQDRLRSWVPRGCDAWVVQREVQDVTQYAELWLRDAGDHREDPAQYQARYDAWLDEFEARKVKAVGFGWITLRRTDAAEPSLTVEEWPHPVEQPLGDTVRAHFERLDYLREHDDAALLGHHFRLAGEVVQEQVGLPGAEDPEHVVLRQHRGMRRATKVDTVGAGFAGVCDGTLSAGRILDAIAQLMGEDSVRLRDRTPAQIRLLVEQGFLEPVV, from the coding sequence GTGACTGACTCCGGACCTGCCCCCCTGCCCGCCGCCGACCGTCCCGAGGCCGCCGCGCGGCTGCGGGACGCGCTGCTGGCCGCCTCCTTCACCGCCGACGGGCTGCTCGAACTGCTCGGCGCGCCCGCGTACGCGGCGCTGGCCCGCAGCGAGACCGTGCCCGCGCTGCGGGCGACCCGTGGCGACACGCCGCTGGAGACCCTCGTACGGCTCTTCCTGCTCCAGCAGCCCGTGCCCCGCGCGCGGGTGGCCGCCGTCCTCCCCGTCGACGAGGCGGTCCAGACCGGGTGGCTGGTGCCGGTGGGCGCCGACGAGGTGGCCGCCACGGTGGATGTACGGCCGTACGGCGGTCCCGGCGGCGAGGACTGGTTCATCGTGTCGGACCTCGGCTGCGCGGTCGGCGGCGCGGGCGGCATCGGACAGCGGGCCGAGGGCGTCGTCCTGGGGGTCGGGGGCGCGTCCACCACGCTCGCCGGGATCACCGTGCGCACGCCGGTCGCCGCCGCCCTGGACCTCGGCACCGGCTCGGGCATCCAGGCGCTGCACGCCTCCCGGCACGCCACGCGCGTGACGGCGACCGACCTCAACCCCCGCGCGCTGCATGTCACGGCGCTCACGCTGGCGCTCTCCGGCGCGCCCGCCGCCGAGCTGCGCGAGGGCTCGCTGTTCGAACCGGTGCGTGACGACGAGAAGTTCGACCTGATCGTCTCCAACCCGCCGTTCGTGATCTCCCCGGGCGCCCGGCTCACCTACCGCGACGGCGGCATGGGCGGGGACGACCTGTGCCGCTCGCTCGTCCAGCAGGCCGGGGAACGGCTGAACGAGGGCGGGTTCGCGCAGTTCCTCGCCAACTGGCAGCACGTGGCGGGGGAGGACTGGCAGGACCGGCTCAGGTCGTGGGTGCCGCGCGGCTGCGACGCCTGGGTCGTGCAGCGCGAGGTGCAGGACGTCACGCAGTACGCCGAGTTGTGGCTGCGGGACGCCGGGGACCACCGGGAGGACCCGGCGCAGTACCAGGCGCGGTACGACGCCTGGCTCGACGAGTTCGAGGCGCGCAAGGTCAAGGCGGTCGGTTTCGGCTGGATCACCCTGCGCAGGACGGACGCGGCCGAGCCGTCCCTCACGGTGGAGGAGTGGCCGCATCCGGTGGAGCAGCCCCTCGGGGACACCGTCCGGGCGCACTTCGAACGCCTCGACTACCTCCGCGAGCACGACGACGCGGCGCTGCTCGGCCATCACTTCAGGCTGGCCGGCGAGGTGGTGCAGGAACAGGTCGGGCTGCCCGGCGCGGAGGACCCCGAGCACGTCGTGCTCCGCCAGCACCGGGGGATGCGCCGCGCCACCAAGGTGGACACGGTCGGCGCGGGCTTCGCGGGCGTCTGCGACGGCACCCTGAGCGCCGGCCGCATCCTGGACGCCATCGCCCAGCTGATGGGCGAGGACTCCGTCCGCCTCCGCGACCGGACCCCGGCCCAGATCCGTCTCCTGGTGGAACAGGGGTTCCTGGAGCCGGTGGTCTGA
- a CDS encoding small secreted protein has protein sequence MEGTNPVNKKLAAALSGGAVLVAALSGCSSNSAPKGPDPKLVSWAKSVCDAVPAQDAKIKAANSAISTTAADTAKPETLQKTDSQAFQDMSDGYKAIATAVKGAGAPPGVSGGAKRLGDVVKSFNSLSASYADLKKQVDHLDTKDQAKFASGLHDVAQQMTELEKKHQSGTASLKALQQGEVQDAIAQQPSCKKVAATTSSSPSAGSAAG, from the coding sequence ATGGAAGGGACCAATCCGGTGAACAAGAAGCTCGCGGCCGCACTGTCCGGCGGTGCGGTACTGGTGGCTGCGCTGTCGGGATGCAGCAGCAACAGCGCCCCCAAGGGGCCCGACCCCAAGCTGGTCTCCTGGGCCAAGTCGGTGTGCGACGCCGTGCCGGCGCAGGACGCGAAGATCAAGGCGGCCAACTCGGCGATCTCCACGACGGCCGCCGACACGGCCAAGCCCGAGACGCTCCAGAAGACCGACTCCCAGGCGTTCCAGGACATGTCGGACGGCTACAAGGCGATCGCGACCGCGGTCAAGGGGGCCGGCGCGCCTCCCGGGGTCTCCGGCGGCGCCAAGCGGCTCGGCGATGTCGTCAAGAGCTTCAACAGCCTCTCGGCCTCCTACGCCGACCTGAAGAAGCAGGTCGACCACCTGGACACCAAGGACCAGGCGAAGTTCGCCTCCGGGCTGCACGACGTCGCCCAGCAGATGACCGAGCTGGAGAAGAAGCACCAGAGCGGCACCGCGTCCCTCAAGGCCCTCCAGCAGGGCGAGGTCCAGGACGCCATCGCCCAGCAGCCCAGCTGCAAGAAGGTCGCCGCCACGACGTCGTCCTCGCCCTCCGCGGGGTCCGCGGCGGGCTGA